ACGCTGCGTACCGCCTGCTCGTCGTCCTTTTCCTGCTTCCACTGGCTCATCCATTCGAACACTGTCAGGGTGTCATCGAACTCGTATTCATGATCCTGCGCATAGTAACCGATCTTGGCATTTTCAGACCATTTCACCGTGCCGCTGTCCGGCTGCGCGTCACCCACGAATGTTTTCAACAGAGTGGATTTACCAATACCGTTCGGGCCTAGCACCGCTACTTTTTCACCCACTTCAACCATCAAATTGAGCTTGCTAAACAGCGGGCCGTTATCAAAGCCCTTGCTCAGCGCTTCCACTTCCAACGCATTACGGAACAATTTTTTGTCCTGTTCGAAACGGATGAACGGGCTCTGACGGCTGGAAACCTTTACCTCTGCCAGTTGGATCTTGTCGATCTGACGGGCGCGCGAGGTTGCCTGCTTAGACTTGGAGGCGTTAGCGCTAAAGCGGCTCACGAACGATTGCAATTCGTTAATCTGCGCTTTTTTCTTGGCGTTATCGGCCATCAGACGCTCACGCGCCTGGGTGGCGGCGGTCATGTACTCGTCATAGTTGCCCGGATACACGCGCAGCTCGCCGTAGTCCAAATCCGCCATGTGGGTACACACCATGTTCAGGAAGTGGCGATCGTGCGAAATAATGATCATGGTGCTGTTACGCTCGTTTAGCACCTGCTCTAACCAGCGAATGGTATCGATATCCAGGTTGTTGGTCGGTTCGTCGAGCAGCAGGATTTCCGGATCGGAGAACAACGCTTGCGCCAGCAATACGCGCAGCTTGAAGCCTGGTGCGATTTCGCTCATCGGGCCGTAGTGCTGTTCAACCGGGATCCCCACGCCGAGCAGCAATTCACCGGCGCGCGCTTCAGCGGTATAACCGTCCATCTCACCGTAAGCCACTTCCAGATCGGCGACTTTATAGCCGTCTTCTTCGCTCATTTCGGCCAAGCCGTAGATGCGGTCACGCTCTTCCTTCACCGCCCATAATGCGTTGTGCCCCATGATCACCGTATCCAGCACGCTGTACTGCTCAAAGGCAAACTGATCCTGACGCAGTTTCCCCAGACGTTCATTGGGATCGAGGAACACGTTGCCGCCGCTTGGCACCAAGTCACCGCCGAGGATTTTCATAAAGGTGGACTTGCCACACCCATTAGCGCCGATCAAACCGTAACGGTTACCGCCACCGAATTTGACGGTGATATTTTCAAACAATGGCTTACTGCCAAATTGCATCGTGATGTTGTTACTTAATAGCAAAGGATTTACCCTTCTAGAAATGTGATTTTGGACACATTATGCCACAATGTGACAGCAGGATCGTCTACAGTTATCCCATCATACTTCAAGCTTCCTGTGCGTTAGCCTGCTTCGCTCACCCCAGTCACTGAGAACCTATCCCAGTAGACGTACCGCGTACAGGAAGTCTGTGAGGAGGGGGAGCACTGCCCAGGTACAAAATGGCAAATAAAATAGCCTAATGGGATAAATTCTTATATCACGCTGGCATGGGCAGGGAACGGCTTGCACCACTCATTTGTCGCTCTCGGGCCTAACATCGTGAGCATCCTCAGCCCCGGCTTATTGCCCTAAACAGGGATTTGTTATTGGATTTGATTTTTTTAGTTACAAAAGTGGTTTTTAACATTAATTGCAACCAATAATATCCTGACAGTCGCCATGAGCCGATCAATGTGTATTCAGGCAACCGATGATAACTCACTTTTCGTTAAAGCTTTATTAACAAAAGGGAGTGGGTTGCCACTCATGGTTGGTTCTCTTCATCAACTTTACCTGGGGTACACCCAATAAATTCTTTTACTTGCAAGTAAAAGAATTTATACACAAGAGACTTTATTTAATGAGAAAATTACTCGTTCTGATCTTCTGTCTAAACCTGTTTGGCGTCACGCAACAGGTTGCAGCGGAAGAGAATAAAACCGTCGATGTTGTGTTAATCGGTGGCGGCATCATGAGCGCCACCTTGGGTACCTACTTGCATGAGTTGGAACCGACCTGGACTATTAACATGTATGAACGTTTGAATGGCGTGGCGGAAGAAAGCTCCAACGGCTGGAATAACGCCGGTACCGGGCACTCTGCATTCTGTGAAATGAATTATACCCCGGAAAAAGCCGATGGCACCATCGATATCAGTAAAGCCATTGGCATTAACGAATCTTTCGAAATCTCTCGCCAGTTTTGGTCTTATCAGGTGAAAAATAACGTCCTGAAAGATCCAAAATCCTTTATTAATAATGTGCCGCACATGAGCTTTGTCTGGGGTGACGACAATGTCAATTACCTACGCAAACGCTACGCAGCGCTGCAACACAGCACCTTGTTCCGAGGTATGGAATACTCAGAAGACACCAACCAGATCAAACAGTGGGTGCCGCTGGTGATGGATGGCCGCGACGCGGCACAAAAAGTTGCCGCCACTCGTATGCCGTTGGGTACCGATGTCAACTTCGGTGTGATCACCCATCAGTTGGTTGCTGCACTGAGCCAGAGCGACAAGTTCACATTAAACCTAAAGCACGAAGTCCGCGATATCAAACGCAATGCTGACAACACCTGGCGCGTAACTGTGGCCGATCTGAGCCACGACGGTAAAGCCACCACCGTTAATGCCAAGTTCGTCTTTATCGGTGCTGGTGGGGCTGCGCTAACGCTGCTGCAAAAATCTGGCATTCCAGAAGCAGACGGCTACGGCGGTTTCCCCGTCGGCGGTCAGTTCCTGGTAGCCACCAACCCTGAAGTGGCCAATCAGCACCTGGCTAAAGTTTACGGCTTGGCCAGCGTAGGTTCACCGCCGATGTCGGTGCCACATTTAGATACCCGCATGCTGGATGGCAAACGCGTGCTGCTGTTTGGGCCTTTCGCCACCTCCTCCAGCAAATTCCTGAAAAATGGCTCCATATTCGATCTGCTGCACTCCTTGAACACCTCAAACATAATCCCGATGATCCACGTTGGCCTGGATAATTTCGATCTAGTGAAATATTTGGTTGGCCAACTGATGATGAACGACGATGATCGCTTAGCGACACTACAAGAGTACTATCCACAAGCCAACAAGCAAGACTGGACGCTGTGGACCGCAGACCAGCGTGTGCAGATCATCAAGAAAGACGCTAATAAAGGCGGTGTGCTACAGTTTGGCACTGAAGTCGTCAGTGCTGAAGACGGCAGTATCGCTGCTCTGCTTGGTGCCTCGCCGGGCGCATCAACCGCAGCGCCAATCATGCTGCACCTAATGGAGAAAGTGTTTAAAGATAAGGTAGCAACGCCGCAATGGCAGAGTAAACTGGAAGAGATCATCCCGTCTTATGGCAAAAAGCTGAACGGCGACGTTGAAATGACCAACAAAATCCGTAGCTATACCAGCAGTGTGCTGGGTCTGAACTACATTGAAGTAGAGCCAGAAGCGAACTAATCCTGGTCACCTTCTGCTGCAAAGGCCGCTCGCTTGTCGTGCGGCTTTTTGTTTCAATGGCCCCATAGAGTAGGAGGCGAAGCCTGTACATAAATTTGTGTAATTACCTGATTTTGATATGTTCAACCCAGCATCAAATGAAAGTTAATTTATGGGCGAAAAACAGATGCAGGCTCTGGCTAATGAACTGGCCAAAAATATCAAACCTCCTGAGGATCTCAACTCGTTCGATCGCTTACTGAAAAAATCAGCCCAAATCCGCAGCCAATACCCGTAACGGCTATGCAGCAAAGCGCGTAAGCACCAGTGATGGCACACTGGAACTGCGTACTCCCCGCGATCGCGACAGCTCCTTTGAACCACTGCGGGTAAAGAAAAGCCCCATGATTTTCATCAGGCGTTCAACGGTACATCGTGCAACACTGAAGTCCTCACGGAGTCACTGACGCCAGACTTTTCGTGCCCCATAGACGCGGTAATTTTCTTCGTAAACGCGTTTTATCTCCTGGCTGATTTGACCATCACGCTTTTCTCGTTGACAACATTTTTCAGGATGCAGCCGGCGTTGCTGATGCCAGTAATATGTCGACGGGGCAATATCCAGCTCGCGACATACCGGCCCGACCCCGTGTGTGCCACTCAGGCGCTGCATAAGTGGCATTATTTTTTCCAGTGGCGGTCAAGCAAAATAAGCGGAGGCCTGGCGCAATATGTCATTGCTGCGGCGCAGTTCCCGATTCTCACGTTCCAGCTCTCTTAAAGGTTGGCGTTTATCGCTAGTAAGTCCCCCATCATCAGAACTTATGGGGGACACATCACCACGAACGTCAGTTCTGTGCTGCCGCAACCAGGCCTGAAGGATATCGTAATGGCAACCAATTTTTGATGAGATGGCACAAATGGCACCCGGCTCAGAGTCATATTCACCACGATGTTCAAGAATCATGCTGACGGCAGGTTCACATCACTCTAGCGGATAACGGTTTGCTGATTTTGATTTCATTTAGGATCTCCTTTCACTGCGAGTTTAGTCTCCAAGAAACCCGGTGCGGTTCAGTTAGACTCCATACATGGCGCACATAAAAAAGCGTCCAATGACGTTCATTGGGCGCTAGAAGGGAGTGCTAACCGAGACTACTTGAAGGTCACGTCGATATTCGCCGAGGCAGTGAAGGGGCCAACCTTTGGATCATTGCTTAGCCACTGCAAGCTGGCGATAAAGTTTTTCTCAACACGGGTGCCATCGATCAGACCCAGATCTACCGGGGTGTTCATCATGATCGGTGTCTCCGGCGTTTCCTCCTGCGAGATATAAATACCGAAGCCGCTGTCGCGGGTCGGCAGGATCACACTGTTGTCCTGAACCGGGTAGGTGGAACTGAAGCTAGCCTGTAGCGTTTCACCCTGGCAATCCTGGCCGCTCTCAGGGCCAGACATGTTAGCAGCAATAGAGAATGGCATCTGTTTTTCAATCTTACCCACTACCGCTTTCAGTTGCGGAATAGCGCCAAAATCCACACTGGCCCCCCCATTGGCCATCACAGTAATTGTCGGGTTACAGGAAATAAACTGAATATTGCCCAGCCCAGAAATATAGGCGTTAAAATTACTATTCGGCTTAGTGTTCAAGCCCAATACGCCATCGACCTGAAAAACCGAATACGCATTGTTGTCTTCGATCTTACCGCCCGGTGGCGGCGGGTTGCCAGTGGCCTTGATATAAACGGCGTAGGAGACTGTCACCGACAGCGAC
The sequence above is drawn from the Serratia symbiotica genome and encodes:
- a CDS encoding ABC-F family ATPase → MLLSNNITMQFGSKPLFENITVKFGGGNRYGLIGANGCGKSTFMKILGGDLVPSGGNVFLDPNERLGKLRQDQFAFEQYSVLDTVIMGHNALWAVKEERDRIYGLAEMSEEDGYKVADLEVAYGEMDGYTAEARAGELLLGVGIPVEQHYGPMSEIAPGFKLRVLLAQALFSDPEILLLDEPTNNLDIDTIRWLEQVLNERNSTMIIISHDRHFLNMVCTHMADLDYGELRVYPGNYDEYMTAATQARERLMADNAKKKAQINELQSFVSRFSANASKSKQATSRARQIDKIQLAEVKVSSRQSPFIRFEQDKKLFRNALEVEALSKGFDNGPLFSKLNLMVEVGEKVAVLGPNGIGKSTLLKTFVGDAQPDSGTVKWSENAKIGYYAQDHEYEFDDTLTVFEWMSQWKQEKDDEQAVRSVLGRLLFSQDDIKKKVKVLSGGEKGRMLFGKLMMQRPNILVMDEPTNHLDMESIESLNMALEMYEGTLIFVSHDREFVSSLATRILEMTPNKVIDFTGNYEDYLRSQGIQ
- a CDS encoding malate:quinone oxidoreductase — its product is MRKLLVLIFCLNLFGVTQQVAAEENKTVDVVLIGGGIMSATLGTYLHELEPTWTINMYERLNGVAEESSNGWNNAGTGHSAFCEMNYTPEKADGTIDISKAIGINESFEISRQFWSYQVKNNVLKDPKSFINNVPHMSFVWGDDNVNYLRKRYAALQHSTLFRGMEYSEDTNQIKQWVPLVMDGRDAAQKVAATRMPLGTDVNFGVITHQLVAALSQSDKFTLNLKHEVRDIKRNADNTWRVTVADLSHDGKATTVNAKFVFIGAGGAALTLLQKSGIPEADGYGGFPVGGQFLVATNPEVANQHLAKVYGLASVGSPPMSVPHLDTRMLDGKRVLLFGPFATSSSKFLKNGSIFDLLHSLNTSNIIPMIHVGLDNFDLVKYLVGQLMMNDDDRLATLQEYYPQANKQDWTLWTADQRVQIIKKDANKGGVLQFGTEVVSAEDGSIAALLGASPGASTAAPIMLHLMEKVFKDKVATPQWQSKLEEIIPSYGKKLNGDVEMTNKIRSYTSSVLGLNYIEVEPEAN
- a CDS encoding fimbrial protein; translation: MSSLSKYKHLGLATGLLVTLGAVSQNSYALSCKQSGNIRQDIVLDKPIKVSTANTKPGTLLWRSQTYTSTFQCVDDRNHPQGEDAFLHWDPEARMGKIHNSLEVGVTYNSVDIKPVKGLKQSVGPGTACNRDSQGKCQPPAQSLSVTVSYAVYIKATGNPPPPGGKIEDNNAYSVFQVDGVLGLNTKPNSNFNAYISGLGNIQFISCNPTITVMANGGASVDFGAIPQLKAVVGKIEKQMPFSIAANMSGPESGQDCQGETLQASFSSTYPVQDNSVILPTRDSGFGIYISQEETPETPIMMNTPVDLGLIDGTRVEKNFIASLQWLSNDPKVGPFTASANIDVTFK